The following proteins come from a genomic window of Asterias amurensis chromosome 15, ASM3211899v1:
- the LOC139948516 gene encoding protein GPR107-like, which yields MEANNLCRLFRYFIVILTIASICETRKHKLKLKDDARNLVDVSTFGFFKHGQLSINISTLVIPNAKLEQKSVGLTLDKSISDGSASYLEDHADPRCILENNSGVAENDSVAVVFFTFNFTNLTLNINRRGHSVRHLHIFPMTKELPDCLLQSVMREKGGTVEKSRRDVQAGDDSALPAFKTPQQTNTTDSNVPSKVDPTKASLVTADPSLTEIPKSVECPLLNHVPVYRSKDYYYTSFRVYALHDSEEGLYNLFFHHCKNSPINLTVEIVEENNGPNYLSAGDIPLPTLFLSMSFVYFISACYWFIYLRQHKEDVFKIHYLMFLLVVLKTLSLMFHAMDYHFIAVDGSPMEAFAILFYITYLTKGALLFLNIALIGSGWAFVKPILSEKDKKLFITVIPLQILANVAYIITDTSEEGESQYSTWKAVFVLVDILCCGAILYPVIWSIRHLQEAATTDGKAAISLSKLKLFRHFYTLVVCYIYFTRIIVYLLKVTVPFRYMWLDEFFFELATYIFFFITAYKFRPGSDNPYLRLPSDDEDDMEMDEVLTETGFTETLTKLHNSNKSTTNAVQRESSQSTSA from the exons ATGGAAGCGAACAATCTGTGTCGATTATTTCGTTATTTTATCGTAATTCTGACGATCGCGAGTATTTGTGAGACCCGAAAACATAAGTTGAAACTAAAG GATGATGCAAGAAATCTTGTTGACGTCAGCACGTTTGGTTTCTTCAAGCATGGCCAGCTCTCCATCAACATATCAACACTAGTCATTCCGAACGCTAAGCTTGAGCAGAAAAGCGTTGGATTGACTCTTGATAAGTCAATCAGCGATGGGAGTGCATCGTACCTG GAGGACCATGCAGATCCACGCTGCATCTTAGAGAACAACAGTGGAGTCGCCGAGAACGATTCTGTTGCTGTAGTCTTCTTCACATTTAACTTCACAAATCTCAC ATTGAACATCAACCGAAGAGGACACAGCGTACGTCATCTCCACATCTTCCCAATGACTAAGGAGCTTCCAGATTGCCTCCTTCAGTCTGTAATGAGAGAGAAGGGTGGAACAGTGGAGAAGAGCAGGCGAGATGTTCAAGCTGGAGATG ACTCTGCCTTACCAGCGTTCAAGACTCCTCAGCAAACGAATACCACAGATTCCAACGTACCGTCTAAGGTAGACCCCACCAAGGCATCTCTTGTGACAGCTGATCCTTCGCTGACTGAGATCCCCAAATCGGTAGAGTGCCCCTTGCTCAACCATGTCCCAGTTTACCGGAGCAAGGACTACTACTACACCAGT TTCCGTGTGTATGCTCTACACGACTCTGAAGAAGGACTTTACAATCTGTTTTTCCATCACTGCAAAAACTCTCCAATAAATCTAACT GTTGAAATTGTAGAGGAGAATAATGGACCCAATTATTTGTCGGCAGGAGACATCCCCCTCCCTACCCTTTTCCTATCAATGTCCTTCGTCTACTTCATCTCAGCTTGTTACTGGTTTATCTACCTCCGTCAGCATAAAGAAGACGTCTTTAAGATTCACTATCTCATGTTCCTACTGGTTGTTCTCAAGACATTGTCTCTCATGTTCCATGCG ATGGATTATCACTTCATTGCAGTTGATGGTTCCCCAATGGAGGCATTTGCCATACTCTTCTATATCACCTACTT GACTAAAGGAGCATTGTTGTTTCTGAACATCGCCTTGATCGGCTCGGGCTGGGCCTTCGTTAAGCCGATACTCTCGGAGAAAGACAAAAAACTCTTCATCACTGTCATCCCACTGCAG ATATTAGCCAACGTTGCTTACATCATCACAGACACGTCCGAAGAGGGTGAGTCTCAATACTCTACATGGAAAGCAGTCTTTGTCTTAGTAGACATCTTATGCTGTGGTGCCATCTTGTATCCAGTCATCTGGTCCATAAGACATCTTCAAGAGGCTGCCACTACAGACGGCAAAG CTGCCATAAGTCTATCCAAGTTAAAACTCTTCCGACATTTTTACACTTTG GTTGTGTGCTACATATATTTCACTCGCATCATCGTCTATCTCTTGAAG GTTACAGTTCCGTTTCGCTACATGTGGCTGGATGAATTCTTCTTTGAGCTTGCTACCTACATCTTCTTCTTCATCACAGCTTATAAGTTCCGCCCGGGGTCTGACAATCCTTATTTACGGCTTCCTagtgatgatgaagatgatatGGAAATGGATGAAGT GTTAACGGAGACAGGTTTTACTGAAACTCTGACCAAGTTGCACAATTCCAACAAGTCGACCACCAACGCAGTACAAAGAGAGTCAAGTCAATCCACATCAGCATGA